The following coding sequences are from one Mytilus trossulus isolate FHL-02 chromosome 8, PNRI_Mtr1.1.1.hap1, whole genome shotgun sequence window:
- the LOC134681809 gene encoding endonuclease domain-containing 1 protein-like, with the protein MIHIFGFVVIILSFNFVKSEVSPNFTRCKDRFFYQNTAPTLKGLVGSTQICQRLGNQYYYATEYDTTNRIPYYSANTLSFDRRGRRIGGWFVEPQLSNENDPSMVDISMANNDIATFGIRQAVNVDYTRSGYDRGHLNPQLYNCETEDSRKATNSLTNIAPQVSSFNQGIWNVFETTLYNISKKYCNFVGARRYFITGVLPSKNQFISNERVNIPSHYWTAVCCDSSSAKGDLRKEGWSAGFIGENKANSSVFIYTIQNFLQTTSSTLFADFTDQNGNTVKNCLFNPTKADNIINEIANTDNRFIKGKTSMFRRVCKLIYDGVCYILGLFG; encoded by the coding sequence ATGATACATATATTTGGATTCGTTGTGATTATTCTATCCTTTAATTTTGTGAAATCAGAAGTATCTCCAAATTTTACAAGATGTAAAGATAGATTTTTCTACCAGAATACTGCACCAACATTGAAAGGACTGGTCGGTTCAACCCAAATCTGTCAACGACTCGGAAACCAATATTATTACGCTACTGAATATGACACAACTAACAGAATTCCGTACTATAGCGCAAACACATTATCCTTTGATAGGCGCGGCAGACGCATTGGAGGTTGGTTTGTTGAGCCTCAACTATCCAACGAAAATGATCCAAGTATGGTAGACATAAGCATGGCAAACAACGATATAGCAACTTTCGGGATTAGACAAGCAGTAAATGTCGATTACACACGTAGCGGTTATGATAGGGGACATTTGAATCCACAGCTATACAATTGCGAAACTGAAGACAGTAGAAAAGCAACCAATTCTTTAACCAATATTGCACCTCAAGTCTCCTCATTTAATCAAGGTATATGGAATGTATTTGAAACCACTCTGTATAACATCTCAAAAAAGTATTGTAACTTTGTAGGAGCAAGACGTTATTTCATTACTGGCGTTCTACCGAGTAAAAATCAGTTCATCAGTAATGAAAGAGTTAATATACCTAGTCACTACTGGACAGCTGTATGCTGCGATTCCTCAAGTGCGAAGGGCGACCTCCGTAAAGAAGGATGGTCCGCGGGATTTATAGGTGAAAACAAAGCTAATTCCTCAGTTTTTATTTACACAATACAGAATTTTTTACAAACCACCTCATCTACACTTTTTGCAGATTTTACAGATCAAAATGGAAACACAGTGAAAAACTGCCTGTTCAACCCGACTAAAGCGGACAACATTATTAACGAGATTGCTAATACCGACAATCGTTTTATCAAAGGGAAAACCTCAATGTTTAGGCGTGTGTGTAAACTTATTTACGATGGAGTTTGTTACATTCTAGGTTTGTTCGGATAA